The nucleotide sequence TGAGAGACACAGTTTAATGTCGGGCGCTTTATCGGCAATCAACTCAAAGGTGCGAAATGTCTTTTCAGGATTGGCTAAGGGATCGCCTGGACCCGCAATTCCTAACACCGTCATCTGGGGAATCTTGCCCGCAATCACCAGTACCTTATGGGCCGCTTCTTCTGGTGTCAGCAACTCACTCACCACACCCGGGCGGCTTTCGTTGGCACAGTCATATTTGCGATTGCAATAGTTGCATTGAATGTTGCAGGCAGGAGCAACGGCAACATGCATCCGGGCATAGTGGTGGTGGGCTTCTTCACTGTAACAGGGATGCTTCGAGATGCGATCCAGCGTCCGTTGATCCAGATTGGTGGCTGCACTTGTATTGCTGCTGCAACCACAGCTATCAGAGCTTTTTTTCTGAATCACATTATTTTTGGTGATCACAATGTCCGTAGCAGGAGAGGTGGCAGGGGGAGAGAGAAGCCCTGGAGATGGAGGTGGTGTCATTGAATTTCGGCAGGGTTGGGTGGACAGCGCCATCTTTTCACGGACTCTCTGACCAGGAAACCTGAATCTTTGGGACTGGTTGGAAGAACCTGTATTTCTGGTCAGGCAGGTTGAGTGATTGGCGTTATGAGAGTTATAGCAACCAGGCAAAACCAGTCCAGGGCGGTCATCCCCGGTCAGAGTTATTGAATTATTAGCCTGTACTCAAACGTTCAAACCCAGGCTAAATCAGCACTCCAAAATTTTTCAGGGTTGGGGTGCGAGTATTTTTTAGAAGGGGTGCAAGTATTTTTTGAAGAGGGGAGTAGTATTCTTTGTACTCAACTCAAAAGCTTATATAATCAATGCTTGAGATATTTTATTGTTATTTCAGTCAGTCATCACCGATGTACTCAAAATATTTTGTTCAATGACTCAAATGTGAGTCAAAGTAACCTATTTAATCAGATTTTGATTAAAAGCTGGGAGGGAACAGTTGAGGAACACTCCCAGCAATATCCGAAATTCAATTCTGTATCTAAATTAGCACTTTTCTAAAAACAAAACTGAGGATTTCAAGTATTTTTTCAATTTTGTTCAGGATGAACACATCTCTATTTAAAAGAGATATGTTTTATACAGAATGACTGGTTTGAGTACATCCCAGGAAGTTAATTTCTTGCGGCGCTAATCTTCTGAAAAGTCTATCAAAACCTGGTTTCACCTTGAGTACTCAAATACTTGTGCCTGCATTCAAAAATGCCAGTCCCCTCACTCAAAAATACCAGTCCCTCAACCTTTGAAAAAAGTGAATCCTGTGCTGCATCAGGCGTCAGGGATTGAGTACATGGCTAATAATTCAATAACTCTGATTCGGGTCGTGGGTGCTACCTGTTTTTGCCCTGTCTGATATAAGCAGAAGGACAGAACACCATTTGCCCTCTGAAAGCCATGCAGCACCCTTCACCCACACTCCCCCTCCCCCTCTCTGAGCGGCTCGGAAGTTCTGGACAGAATGCTCCAGCGATCAAGGGAACGGCACTATCGACAGCAAACTCATTCCTGATGGCAGGATGGCAGGCACTGAGAGAAGATTTCCGCATTATCTTTGACCGCGACCCGGCTGCCCATCATTGGTTAGAGGTGTTGTGCTGCTATCCCGGTTTCCACGCGATCGCCCTTTACCGTCTGGCGCACTGGCTGCATAGTCATCGGGTTGCCTTCATCCCCCGGTTCATTTCACACCTGACGCGCTTTTTCACGGGAATTGAAATCCATCCCGGTGCTGAAATTGGCAAAGGCGTGTTCATTGACCACGGGATGGGAGTAGTGATTGGAGAAACGGCAATTGTAGGGGACTACTGTCTGATTTACCAGGGCGTGACCCTGGGCGGCACCGGGAAGGAGACGGGCAAACGCCATCCCACCCTGGGCCAGCATGTGGTGGTGGGTGCCGGAGCCAAAATTCTCGGTAACATCCAGGTGGGTGACTATGCCCGGATTGGAGCTGGCTCGATTGTGCTGCGAGCAGTGCCAGCCCACTGCACTGCCGTTGGAGTGCCCGGTCGTAATATTTGTCGAACCAACACCCAAACCTGCCCCCTGGAACATGGACAGGTTCCCGATGTGGAGGCTGTGGCTATTCGGGCATTACTTGATCGAATTGAAACCCTGGAACAACAAGTCCAGCATCTAACTCAACGTTAGTCAGACCTTCAACCCTGTTTTCGAGGCTTCTTCCATGTCCCCCCTTTCTTCTGCAAACCCTGGCACCAGCCAGATGGATGATCAACTAAATATCAATGTCTTTGAAACCCATGTTGTTTCTGTGCCCCGCATTGATCGCTGGCGAATTTACTACCGCTTGCAAGAACTCATGATTCCCTGCTGGTGCTTACCCGATGGTTCGTTGCGGGTCAAAGTGCAGAGTGGCATGGGTGTGCTGCTGCTGCGCAGTGTGGTGCAACAATTTGTGGCATCCCGGCAAGAAATGGTGAACTGGCTGGAGCGATGCTGGGTGGCTGATCGGTTCGAATGAGCGGGTGAGACCGTCCACCGCTTGACTGCTCCACGCTCCTACTCCCCCCGTTATTCTCAATTCTCTAACTCTCAGGAAATAGCAAAATGACGCAAGCACAGGCACTCGTTCAGGAATTTGGTCAGGTTCACCCCAACCCCGTCGCATTAGGGCAGGAAGTGACGGTTCCCATTTGTGAAGGATTGAATATTGCCCTTGCCAGTTTCCAGGCACTCTATCTGCAATACCAGAAACATCATTTTGTGGTGGAAGGAGCCGAATTTTACTCGTTGCACGAATTCTTTGCAGAAAGCTATGAGCAGGTTCAGAAATATGTTCACCAGATTGGCGAACGACTGAATGGACTGGGTGGCATCCCGGCTGCCAGCTTTGGCAAACTGGCAGAGTTATGC is from Leptothermofonsia sichuanensis E412 and encodes:
- the cysE gene encoding serine O-acetyltransferase is translated as MQHPSPTLPLPLSERLGSSGQNAPAIKGTALSTANSFLMAGWQALREDFRIIFDRDPAAHHWLEVLCCYPGFHAIALYRLAHWLHSHRVAFIPRFISHLTRFFTGIEIHPGAEIGKGVFIDHGMGVVIGETAIVGDYCLIYQGVTLGGTGKETGKRHPTLGQHVVVGAGAKILGNIQVGDYARIGAGSIVLRAVPAHCTAVGVPGRNICRTNTQTCPLEHGQVPDVEAVAIRALLDRIETLEQQVQHLTQR
- a CDS encoding Asr1405/Asl0597 family protein is translated as MSPLSSANPGTSQMDDQLNINVFETHVVSVPRIDRWRIYYRLQELMIPCWCLPDGSLRVKVQSGMGVLLLRSVVQQFVASRQEMVNWLERCWVADRFE
- a CDS encoding DNA starvation/stress protection protein DpsA; this encodes MTQAQALVQEFGQVHPNPVALGQEVTVPICEGLNIALASFQALYLQYQKHHFVVEGAEFYSLHEFFAESYEQVQKYVHQIGERLNGLGGIPAASFGKLAELCCFSPEPDGIFTARQMVENDLQAEQAVIDVLRRQAAQAESVGDRATRYLYEQLLLQTEDRAFHLAHFLAEDSLMLAFVGRTSSDRH